In the Primulina tabacum isolate GXHZ01 chromosome 15, ASM2559414v2, whole genome shotgun sequence genome, GGAGTATCCGTATGAAGGCTCTGCTCAAATCTCAAGATCTTTGGGACTTGGTAGAACATGGGTTTACTGATCCTGACGAAGAAAGCATGTTGAGGGAGAATAGGAGGAGAGATTCAAAGGCATTGGTAATTATGCAGCAGGCTATTCATGACTGCATCTTCTCAAGAATCGCATCTGCGACCACGTCTAAGCAAGCATGGTCAATTCAGCAGAAGAAATTTCAAGGTGATTCAAAAATCATCGTGGTGCGGCTGCAGTCACTTCGACGAGACTTTGAAACCTTGATAATGAACAAGGGAGAATCAATTACTAATTTTTTGTCAAGAGCAATGGCAATAATCAGTCAAATGTGGTCTTAAGGAGAGAAAATTACCGACCAAACTATCGTTGAAAAGGTATTGAGAAGTTTAACTCCAAAATTTGATATGTTGTCGCTGCAATAGAAGAATCTAATGATTTGTCAGTTTTTTCATTGGATGAACTAATGGGGTCTTTGCAAGCCCATGAGTCAAGAATTAACAGGTCACttgaaaaaaatgaagaaagGGCGTTTCAAGTGAAGGAGGCAGTCTCAAAACTTGGAGAAATTGAAATCTCAACAACTAGAGGCCGTGGAAGAGGAGGATTCCGTGGTCATGGTCGTGGTCGAGGTTTTGGTAGAGGACGAGGCAGAGGTAGATTTGACTGGCAATCGAAGTTACACCAGTGAGCACATAAATAACAAGAATGGTGTTCAATGCTATCAGTGCAAGTGATATGGACATGTAAAAGCTTATAGTCCAAACAAAGACCAGCAAATGAATTATGTGGCAGAGAATGAAGAGGAGGTTTATTCTAATACTGACAATAATTCAAGTGTGTGTGGTTTGTAGATAGCGGTTGTTCAAACAATATGACGGGAACAAAATCCATGTTATGAGACACAAAAAGTGAAGGTGCGGCTTGGGAATGGTAAAGATGTGCAAGTTGAAGGGAAAGGTACAGTAGGCATTGAAACCACCAATGGTAAAATAAAGCTATTGCGCAATGTTCAATTTGTACTTGATTTGGGATATAATTTGCTTAGTGTGGGACAATTAATGTCATGTGGATATTCTATTTCCTTTGATAATGGCGCATGTGTTACTAAGGAAAAGAATTCAGGAAATACGTTGATCACCATCAACATGACACAAAACAAAATGTTCCCACTGGAAGTTTCACGCATTGAGAATTTTGTTCTTGTTGGTGATGGAAAAGTTGACTCAATTCTATGGCATTTGCGATATGGGCATCTCAACGTCAAAGGTCTGAAATTATCAAGTGAAAAAGGTATGGTTTTCAGACTACCTAAGATTGGTTCTATCAGTGTATGTGAAGGATGCATATATGGAAAACAAACTAGAAAGTCTTTTCCTGTTGGAAAGGCTTGGAGAGCTTCAAAGTGTCTTGAATTAATTCATGCCGATTTATGTGGGCCTATGCAGACTAAATATTTTGGTGGGAGTCGTTATTTCTTGCTTTTTACTGATGATTATAGTCACATGAGTtgggtttattttttaaaaaacaagtcTGAAGCATATGAGAAATTTAAGAACTTTATATTTGAAGTTGAGAAACAAAGTGAATCTTGCATCAAAGTCCTTCGCACGGATAGGGGTGGAGAATTTGTGtccaaagaatttaatattttatgtgAAGAAAATGACATTCACAGGGAATTGACAGCTCCTTACACTCCGGAGCAAAACGGCATCACTGAACAAAAGAATCGGACTGTTGTAGAGATGGCAAGAAGTTTATTACAAGCAAAAAATCTTTCAAATGATTTCTGGGCTGAAGCTGTGGCAACATcagtatatttatttaatatatctcCAACAAAGGCTGTCATGAATCGAACTCCATTCGAAGCTTGGCGTGGCACAAAGCCGTCTGTAAGTCATTTAAGAGTCTTCGGTTGTATAGCTTAAGCTTTGGTGAATTCTCAATTTCATCATAAACTTGATGAAAAATCTGAAAATTGCAGCTTTATTGGTTATTGTACTGAATCTAAAGCATATAGATTATATAACCCCTCTTAATGGAAAGTTTTTGGTGAGAAGAGATGTAGTTTTTGAAGAAAATGCAAGTTGGGATTACAATGAAAAAGTGCAAGAACATATTCCTTGGGTCAATGGAATATCTTCAAATGAACTTCAAGAGCCAACTTCAACAAATTCTTCAGCTAGTTCTTCTATGGCTTCTCCAATTTCATCATCCTCAACATCATCAAATTCTCCTCGCACATCACAAAGTCAAAGTTCTTCGGATGAGATACCGCAGAGAAGGATTAGATCTTTGACTGATATATATGTATCCTGTCACTTTTCTCTTATTGTTTCAGATCCTATTTCCTATGAAGAAGCAGCTAAAACTGAAAAATGGCAGAGGGTTTTGTGTTACATTGCTGGAACAATGGAATATGGGATTTGGTACTCGAAAGTTTCAAATTTCAGATTATGAGGCTTCACAGATAGCGATTGAGCAAGTTCCTTTGATGATAGGAGAAGTGTTTCAGCAAGTATTTTTACTCTTGGGTCTAGAGTAATCACTTGGAGCTCAAAGAAGCAAGCCACGGTAACATTATCTTCCTCAGAGGCTGAATATATCGCAGCCACTGCAGCAGCATGTCAAATCATTTGGTTGAGAAGAATGTTAGCTGAACTTcaacaagaacaagaaggaCCAACTGAGATTTTCTGTGACAACAAAGCAGCAATTTTTATGACAAAAATCCAAAATTTCATTCCCGAACCAAGCATATTTGAAGAATAAGTCAAAGTTTATGGATTGTTTCACCCTGCCCGTGCAGGCAGTGCCcgcacgggcaatgaacggcccggatcactcaacatgagtgatccgggcccacctccatgtaaaaaaaaaattgactcggaaaaatccgagccgttggatcgatCCTTGCGGGCACTGCCAGCAGGGGTAGGGTCGAGTCAACCAAGTTTATTTAGTTTACGTGTCATGCTAGTGGCTCAAGTTTATTGCTTAGTTAGGATTTAGTGGATCCCATAGTTAGATAATCGGATTAGTGGCTTATTGGTTAATATTTGCTTTTATTTGCTTTACTCTGTTTCTATAAATAGCATATGTAAATGGTCTTTAATTGAAGAGAATGATATTCACGTAAACTCCGGTCTATCTTTTTCCTCTTCTTTATTACATTTGCTTTCTGCCTCATATTCTTCTTCCCCAACAATATCAGGTCCTCTAGTTATTGATGTCTATATGTAGCAAAATCTTGTGTGAGACATCGACCCATCTGGGGACCAAATATTGTTTTTCGGCCAGCAAAAAAGATTTTGCACACGTTCACGAATGCATCAGCAAAATAAAGGTGAAAAGGATAAATTGCACCAAACAAGTGTTGAAATGAAAAAAACTTCACAAGATGGAAGATGAAGACGGTCACAAAAGTGAATCGAAAGTAACAACGAGAACCCATTCTTTCTCGTTGCATGGCATGAAAACACTTGTTGCTCCTGCATTTTCATGTCAAATGAAAACCAAGATATCTCTTAGATTTTAATCTTGAGCTCATGCTCAAATTCTTAACATGGAAAGAATAGCCCGCAATTTCAAGAAATAGCAGTTTAGAAGGCGTGAACGAATATCAAACcgtaaatatataaaattaatgtGTACATTTTCCCATTGAGTAGTCACGTCCTTCAAATgcattccaaaaaaaaaaaaaaccattttgCCCCCGTCGTACCTATCCCTTGGGTCCGCGTATCAGTACTATTTTGGTATTGTGTTCGATACATGGACCAGAGAGATTTTATTTATGTACAACGGAAGACTTATCTCCCTCTCACTTCTTAATCAATCTGGTTCATGTGGAACTCATATAAAAAGTGTGGATAGGATTGCTCTATTATTATAAACTTCGAAGATACATAAAACCATCCAAACAAATAGAATATAACTTATCCACAATCAAACACTTTTCTTCACTCAGAATTTTGATGTTCCAATGGCGATTTGTCAATCCAAATTACCACAATCTTTTTCCACTTCAAGCATTAAACTTAAGTTCAATAATTCGTAACACATGTTTCCCCGAGACAAACCAACCAAATTGTAGCAAATTCTTGATAATTGTTACCAGTAATGGACACATACTAGCCAGCCACATCCTTATCAGAAAATTTTTCAGCCCCATTTCTTCAAGGTGGTGGAGAAAGAGAAACCAATCAAAATTAACGAAATCTGCGTTGGAAGCAAGATTTAAAATGAATCTCGTAGCATATATATCTCATCCAAATTTGTAACAGAACATGACGGCAAAGAAAAATTCACGTCACGACCCACAAATGCTTCGGTTCAAAAAGAATGCCCCACAAGTTCAAGGGATAACAATTTCAATGCTCGCAATCTATTACCCACCATTTCGTAAATAAAGACTAAATCTTTAACATTTTAAACTGAACAAAATGAAGAAAATACACCTGAAAAATGGATTTACCAGATAATCATCATCAACCCAGAAATACTAAATACTCGGCACCGGCTACGGTTATCCCACCAGACTTTACGCTTTCAAAAAATGGCCGTACCATTTTTCGATAATGAATCGGCCTCGACAACTCTTCTTGCGCATCAATTTGGACGCTCAAGACCCCAACTTCTTTGAGGCGGATGGCCATCTTTTCCCCGATTCTGGCAGCAACTTTGGAGCTCCAGAGGAACTGGGAGCGCGGGAATCGGTCGAGCTTCGCTTTGTAGTCAGCAATGAATTCTTGTTCCGCGGATGAAGCCATGGCTATAATGGAGTCGGTGCTCGGAGATATGACTTGGGCAGTGATGTTTCTGCAGGAGAGGGCCAAGCGCAGGAGATGAATACTGCTCTGGGTCGTCAACGGAGCCGCCATCCCGGGAAATTTTGGCAATGAGGGCCCCGATTATGTGTGGAAATTTCTGTGACCTTTTTTTTGCTTGGGTCCCATTTCAAACATTTTTTGGTGTGTATGTTGTTACATCCTTTTGAAAAGATGTTTCTACTTATAAATATAATTTCAGAATTGTGATATATAAGATTTCATTTCTATTTCTTTTATGAaatcaattttttcaaaaaaaatttatctcaCACACgataaatgattaaatttttaatatatattcaaaattaaATGATCAACACAATCTAGATATGCCATtgcaaaatcatttttttatttctcaaaaaaaaacACATATATAAAACAATTATTGATAGATACTTAAATATTATGATAAAAACctcgtgtgagacggtctcacgggtcgtattctgtgagacagatatcttatttcatccatgaaaaagcattattttttatgatagaagcattaatttttattgtaaatatcggttggattgactcgtctcacatataaagatttgcgaaattgtctcacaagatatctactCAAACATTGGATATGAAGTCGGCATGCCTTAATATGACCGGTGAAAGGTTGATAAAAGTCTAGAGTTGACTTGACTACGCATGAATAAATGTTTTATTGGttcaatttataaataaatgagttaaaacattttattaaatattatagaattattttaaagttacacaaattttattaaaaattatcataCAAATTTTCATGATTATATAATTCTGGcacatgaattttttaaaatgcaaaatAGGTTAagtaaacaaaataataaataaatctgACCTAGCATGCTTCTGAGACTGAGAGCAACTTCCTGGAAACCAAGGGTCCTATGAAAGATCGATAAGTCTAGCATTGACTTTGCATTTCATTGGAATACTTTGTGCcataaaaaatgtatatatatatatatatatatatatatatatatacacacacacacacacacaaacacacacacacacacaaaagatTATACAAACTCTTTAAGCTActaatttctttatttgaattccaCTCAACTCAGCCATGGAAGGTTACGGCACCACCATTCAACGTCTATCCACCCCCACTCCGCCATCTTCCGGCTCCCACGACCACCGCGAATCGAATGATTCGACAAAAACCCTTGAAACTTCCACTTTTTCATTCCCCTTCAACATCCCTTCAACTCAGGAATCAGCAGCAGCAAGAATCATAAAGAATCTAGGAACATTCAGCTTATACTATGGTATATTTGTCTGGACCGTTCTCTTCATAACCCTCGCGTCTGAACGCAAGGTCTTGATCGTATACCTGGTCGCCACCACGGAAGTGGCGTTCCTATACGTTCTTTTGCAGCGTGCGTTGCCTAGTCATGCGTGGGTTCACGAGATAATCGACTGGCGATTCGTGCTGTTTCTTCTGTTTGTTAGATGTGGGGTTGAGATGATTCTTAAGCGCGCGGGGATTCACTTTTTCGTGACGATTGCTGCGACTGTTCCTGTTGTTTTTCTTCATGCAGTGTTGAGCAAGACAGAAGGAGGTTCCGTGAAATGGGATGTTGCAAATCTTGAGGGTTTAGTTGATCACAAGCCTGATAACTTGGTGTAATATCTATCCATAGGGATATGAAAATTTATGTTTgctcatttatttaaaatataaaaatatataacaaatatattttggttgCCACATTGAAAAAATAGGAAATCAATGTAAATCGGTTATGACTCGGTggagattttaattttaatgtttTTGTTGTATACTTATATCCTACGAAATttgtaataataaatttgtatttcatatttgtcaaatttttttttaaaaattaatgtgTGGTTGATATGCTTTGAATTGTGCATAATAAATGGTTTTAAGTAATCATTTCAAGAAACAGCTGTTTTTATAGTCCAATTGttatgttttttttgttttggtacTTGGACTTTTTGAAGATGTGTCATAGACCTAcgactttattttttttgttgttttctGGTAGCGTTGACGTGACACCGAAAACTATTgaattatattagaaaataCTGATGCAGTATTGAAAATTAATGATGTGTTTAATGTTATGTCAATGTTTCGATAAAATAAGACTAAAAACCAAACTAGATGACAAAAATATATGACAACTTAAAGAATTAAATTGACTACTTTCCTTCGTCATTCTAAATAACCATATGATGTGATTTGACACTTGAAACGAGCGAGCTCAGTAGCCCATTGGACCACCAAAGACAAAATGAATGGAAATACAATCTAGCCCAGAATTGGCCCAGACCCACTACGTCTATAATCTATATGGGCCATGACTAATCCCAGAAAATTCGTATTTGATAACTTGTTTTGCacttttaaaaatatctttattattaTAGAAaccaaatattaatttattttgcttatttgtttttattatatatattatacttttgttCTTGCTAGCTTTTAATGAAAAGCACATGCTACTTCCCGGCAAAATTGTTATCAACAGAGAGTAACATAATGTGTTTTTGGAATCTTCAAACCTGACAAGAGAATATAATGTAATTAAAAATATGCGAGCACTCTAGTTCCATATCTGTTTGAATACAAAAAATTAAGTACGTCGGTAACACGAGTTAATTTTGTGACACGAATTTTCAACATGACTCgatgaattaaaaaatattattttttatgcttaaTGTATTACTTTCCACTTTAAGTTTGGATCTCTTGTTGATCTTTCTCATAAATATAAATACGTGAAACCATCTCATAAAAAGTttactatttaattaaagatatatattgagattgtttcttttaaaaaaaatgtgttgGGATAATAAATGTGACAAATCAAGAGTTTTTTTATGTTCTAAAATGAAATCAATTGGCCCCTTGAATCCGTGCACCGAAGATCAAAAGTCAAATAATATCGCAAACCACAATACTGCTTCCATGTTCTTAATTATTGAAGGGGATTTGAAATGACAAAGCAACAAATTTAATCACTGTATTGGCATGAGCCATacaatttaatttttcatatttttaactAATATAATATTTGTATCAATCATTAAGGCAACAATTAAGGGTGCAAACAACTTATTTATTTTTACGCCTTAGAATCAATCATAAGCACATGATGCTGCATTATATATGTGTCTTAGTGTTGGATGCGATGATTGCGAGGTTGAGAAGACCGACCGAACAGTGGTATTTGTGATATtatattgtttaaaaattttagttgTACGGTAATTTATCGCTATAATTGTTAGTAAAAATGACAATTGTTTGGTCATACATTTGTTATGAACAATGATGTTTCAGTTAGTATACTGAGTAAAAGACTTGAGTTACAACGTTATCATcacttataatttttttttttttaaaaaaaaagagaaacatTTAACAGTAGATTTAGTACTGagaattgtctataaatatagACCTCTCTAGCACTTATATTTTGATACCTATCTAGCTATATTTTGGTATAATTAGATAGGCCTAATTTTACTAAAATATTATGGCTTGATTTTTTtggttttcgaaaataaaaggATGATGAAAAAGGGATGAAGATGAACTTTCCCCTCGTTCATTCCTATGATTAAagtcaaaaatttgtgtgagacggtcttacgagtcatattttgtgaggcatatatcttatttgggtaatccatgaaaaattattacttttatgctaaaaatattacttttttttgtaaatatcgatagggttgacttgtctaacagataaagattcgtgagaccgtctcacaagagacctactcatgatTAAAACTGTATATTTGTTCCTCAGGaattcatattaaaattaactTTTCGACCAAATGTGACATCAATTTGTTCATTTGATCAACTTGACAACATTTTGTCGtattaaatttatttgtgtaataatttatattctattaaaatgttatttatttatattcttATTTAATATAAGAGAGTAagggtaaatttttaaaatcatcTTATAAATCTCATATCATACTTATTTCATAGAatatcataaataaaataaattttcgaaACAAAATATGTGaagtatataatattatgtagtGTTTGTTTATATAGATAGACCATAAAGTGGCGAGTGCCCTTTAATTTTTTACATTACAATATCACACTCCAAAATTCAAGCTAGACAACAATGGCAGAACTAGATAGCCCGAACATGACGCCCAAGCTCATCACCTTCCTCTCTTCTCTTCTCCAACGAATCGCGGAATCGAACGACCTCAACCCAGAATTCCAACCCCAGAAAATCTCCGCCTTCCATGGCCTCGTAAGGTCAAATATCTCCATTCACAGTTACCTGCAAAGAATTTTTAAGTACGCAAATTGCAGCCCTTCTTGCTACGTCGTTGCGTACGTTTATCTTGATCGGTTCACGCAGCGCCAGCCGGAGTTGCAGATCAATTCTTACAATGTACACAGGTTGCTCATCACTAGCGTCATGGTTTCTGCAAAGTTCATGGATGATAGGTCAGCGCAGATTATAATTAATCTCGAAACCATtgcttttatttatttgtttgttttttgagttttattttcaaaaatcttgGGTCGATCGGTTTATACATCCGGGCAGACCTAGCAAACGTGGGATGATCAGatgaccaaaaataaataaataaaaattcgatttaatgtataatttttttaagagTTCAAAAATCATGCAAATTCTAGCTCTAAAATTTTTGAGGGAGTGATATATGACTAGTAATTATATTTCTaacattaaatattattttcattgagAAACTAATTAGTTATATCAATCTTCTTCTTATTGAGTATAACTCAATACTTGTTGGGGATAATTAATTAAGCGCCTATCGGTAGAGTTTAATTTcttgattattaattattacaaaaataatacaAGTTAGGTACAAGTTAGGTCCATGGACAAAATCCAGCTTACACCTCATTCcatcatattttttaaagaaaaaagttcatatcatatcatttcAAATGTCAATTTCATGAGATAAATATCTTACTCTACCCgacatatgaaaaatattattttttatgtcaaaaatattacttttcactAAATATATAAATCGGATCGAACCGTCTCACGGAAATAAATTtctgagaccgtttcacaaagGAAATATTTGTTTACAAAACTTTAATAATTTGATTCTCGGAACACTAGCCACTCAAATATTGTGCGGATGCTATATATGGTTTAGGTCTCAATCTAGCATTCATTCGTGAAAGCTACGGTCCAACAAAAtgttaaaaattacatatatgtCACATGatattgtttaattttttatatatatataaataaaaatttaatattttgtttcaaATTAATAAATTACTTGAGCATATCACTTAAACTTTACTAAATGCGTGTTTGAAATTGTTCGCAAGTGCCTATTAATGTCAAATTGTGTTATTAATGATTCTTTACAGGGTGATATTAAATTAGTTAACGAATCCATATTATACATTAATCTCACCCAACTAAAGACCTAGCCTCAAAAATCATTAGCAACGCAGGCAAATTTCTATCTTTGGACATACCCAAAGACAGACAAAAGAATTTTTGTTGGATTAGACGATGAATGATGTATGACCATATAAAGACgataatacaatatatatatatatatatatatatatatatatatatatatataatagaataATGATTTATGACTTGAATTATCATTTGAATGACTTGAGTAAAATGTTGGATATATCAAGCAAATATATGTAATCAATTGATATCTCATCCTCCGCATCAAACGGTTAAGTATATATTCTTCTGATCGTGATTCATATAATTTTAACTACAGTATATATTAATTCGCCCCTGATAAATTTATTCATAACCACACCCCCTCTAATTTTGTCAGGCACTACAACAATGCTTACTACGCAAAGATTGGTGGAATCAGCACAACTGAAATAAACTTTCTTGAagtggatctcttatttggtttAGGGTTTCATTTGAATGTCAGCCCCTCCACTTTCCACGCCTACTGTTCTCACCTCCACAGACAAATTACGATTCTTCATTATATTCCTAAGCTTAGTTTTACAGAAGACCAACACTCTTTCTGTACTGGAAAA is a window encoding:
- the LOC142527713 gene encoding uncharacterized protein LOC142527713, yielding MAAPLTTQSSIHLLRLALSCRNITAQVISPSTDSIIAMASSAEQEFIADYKAKLDRFPRSQFLWSSKVAARIGEKMAIRLKEVGVLSVQIDAQEELSRPIHYRKMVRPFFESVKSGGITVAGAEYLVFLG
- the LOC142527086 gene encoding cyclin-U4-1-like codes for the protein MAELDSPNMTPKLITFLSSLLQRIAESNDLNPEFQPQKISAFHGLVRSNISIHSYLQRIFKYANCSPSCYVVAYVYLDRFTQRQPELQINSYNVHRLLITSVMVSAKFMDDRHYNNAYYAKIGGISTTEINFLEVDLLFGLGFHLNVSPSTFHAYCSHLHRQITILHYIPKLSFTEDQHSFCTGKSVNIQDESAHQKQHQLAV